A DNA window from Chryseobacterium sp. MEBOG06 contains the following coding sequences:
- a CDS encoding ribonuclease E/G has product MKKELIVSHEDDLTKIALLEDGRLCELHEQEDKSDFIVGDLFIGKVKKLAPNLNAAFVNIGYEKDAFLHYQDLGPQYLTYRKFLKDTISKKQSTSSLKNFEIQPEIDKNGTVDKVIAKDDIVLLQITKEPISTKGPRISTQISLTGRFLVLIPFDNKVSISKKIRSFEEKERLRTLIDSIKPEGFGVIIRTVAEGKKVADLHNDMNQLVQKWETTFKNIQRNKVPSKVLSEEDKASAILRDNFNQDFVNIICDDEQMVSEMKNYVEVIAPERKNIVQFYDSHIPLLEYYNVEKQLKQSFGKHVNIPSSKGAYLVIEHTEALHVVDVNSGNNITTGAAVNKEHALKVNKMAATEIARQLRLRDMGGIIVIDFIDMPNSDHRRELYEHLKEEMSRDKARHKILPPSKFGLIQITRQRNRPEKQIETKEENPNKDGEIVAPIVIVERMGETLRNLLQKEKGKIYLHVHPFVEAYLTKGIKSIQMKWFIKYKKWVTIVPRDSFKYLEYKIYNSKKEELIEFSN; this is encoded by the coding sequence ATGAAGAAAGAACTAATAGTTTCGCATGAAGATGATCTTACAAAGATTGCACTGCTGGAAGACGGAAGACTATGTGAACTTCATGAGCAAGAAGACAAAAGCGATTTTATAGTTGGAGATCTGTTTATAGGAAAAGTAAAAAAACTGGCACCAAATCTAAATGCCGCCTTCGTAAATATTGGATATGAAAAAGATGCATTCCTGCATTATCAGGATCTGGGTCCTCAATATCTTACATACAGGAAGTTTTTAAAAGATACTATTTCTAAAAAACAAAGCACTTCAAGCTTAAAAAATTTCGAGATACAACCCGAAATTGATAAAAACGGAACGGTAGATAAAGTAATTGCTAAAGACGATATCGTTCTTCTGCAAATTACCAAAGAGCCTATTTCTACAAAAGGTCCCAGGATTTCTACCCAAATCTCACTTACAGGACGTTTCCTGGTTTTAATTCCTTTCGACAATAAAGTTTCTATTTCCAAAAAAATCAGAAGTTTTGAGGAAAAAGAAAGACTGAGAACCCTTATCGACAGTATCAAACCTGAAGGTTTCGGAGTCATCATCAGAACGGTAGCCGAAGGAAAAAAAGTAGCAGACCTGCACAATGACATGAATCAGCTGGTTCAAAAATGGGAAACTACTTTTAAAAACATCCAGAGAAACAAAGTTCCATCCAAAGTTTTAAGCGAAGAAGACAAAGCTTCAGCTATTTTAAGAGACAATTTTAATCAGGATTTCGTCAATATTATCTGTGATGATGAACAGATGGTAAGCGAAATGAAAAACTATGTGGAGGTAATCGCTCCAGAAAGGAAAAATATTGTCCAGTTTTATGATTCCCATATTCCTCTTCTGGAATATTACAATGTTGAAAAACAACTAAAACAGAGCTTCGGAAAACACGTGAACATTCCGAGTTCAAAAGGCGCTTATCTTGTTATTGAACACACAGAAGCACTTCACGTCGTAGACGTCAATTCCGGAAACAATATTACAACCGGAGCAGCCGTTAATAAAGAACACGCGCTGAAAGTGAACAAAATGGCAGCCACCGAAATCGCAAGACAACTTCGTCTTCGTGATATGGGAGGTATTATTGTGATCGATTTCATCGACATGCCAAATTCTGATCATAGAAGAGAACTCTATGAACACCTTAAAGAGGAAATGAGCCGCGACAAAGCGCGCCATAAAATTCTTCCTCCAAGTAAATTTGGATTGATCCAGATCACCAGACAAAGAAACCGTCCGGAAAAACAGATCGAAACCAAAGAAGAAAACCCGAACAAAGACGGAGAAATTGTAGCTCCTATTGTCATCGTGGAAAGAATGGGTGAAACCTTAAGAAACCTTTTACAAAAAGAAAAAGGAAAAATTTATCTGCACGTACACCCATTTGTAGAAGCCTACCTAACAAAAGGCATAAAAAGTATCCAAATGAAATGGTTTATCAAATACAAAAAATGGGTAACCATTGTACCCAGGGATTCTTTTAAATATCTGGAATACAAAATCTACAATTCAAAGAAAGAAGAATTGATCGAATTCTCTAATTAA
- a CDS encoding HU family DNA-binding protein, translated as MTKAELVNTISNKLGTEKNETQKVVEAFMQEIRTSMYNGDNVYLRGFGSFIIKTRAAKTGRNISKNTAIEIPAHNIPAFKPSKSFVEKVKTKVAVK; from the coding sequence ATGACAAAGGCAGAATTGGTAAACACCATCTCAAATAAGTTGGGAACAGAAAAGAATGAAACACAGAAAGTTGTAGAAGCTTTTATGCAGGAGATCAGAACTTCTATGTATAATGGGGATAACGTTTATCTGAGAGGTTTTGGATCTTTTATCATTAAAACAAGAGCTGCTAAAACAGGAAGAAATATTTCTAAAAATACTGCAATTGAGATTCCTGCTCATAACATTCCTGCTTTCAAACCTTCAAAATCATTTGTAGAGAAAGTAAAAACTAAAGTTGCAGTAAAATAA
- a CDS encoding response regulator transcription factor, producing MSKILSNTVRFSIADSDFYFKKIMIKTLMENPFYMLLNDCNNGHELVNRIYRRQEDVFVIELFMPVLSGIEAIKYIRKNNAETPIVTYSGTYQEDMAEILSKIPNTYYCQKKSTIIKDIIKGTIASEEFDYHAYSKEWEQQPLAVQEYMDRQKKGQEELSPAEIQLMRFCYEGLSNKEIAEKLNLSTRTIDTYINRLTEKLGLKTKLHLIRFCVENGYYNSSM from the coding sequence ATGAGTAAAATATTATCTAATACCGTACGGTTTTCTATTGCTGACAGCGATTTTTATTTTAAGAAAATAATGATCAAAACCCTTATGGAAAATCCATTCTATATGCTCCTGAACGACTGTAACAATGGCCACGAGCTTGTGAACAGGATCTACAGAAGACAGGAAGACGTGTTTGTCATAGAACTTTTCATGCCGGTATTAAGCGGAATTGAAGCCATAAAGTATATCAGAAAAAACAATGCAGAAACGCCTATCGTCACTTATTCCGGTACTTATCAGGAAGATATGGCAGAAATTCTTTCCAAAATCCCCAACACCTATTACTGTCAGAAAAAAAGCACTATCATAAAAGATATCATCAAAGGGACTATTGCTTCTGAAGAGTTTGATTATCATGCCTATTCTAAAGAGTGGGAACAGCAGCCACTGGCTGTGCAAGAGTATATGGACCGGCAGAAAAAGGGCCAGGAAGAGCTCTCTCCTGCTGAAATACAACTCATGAGGTTCTGCTATGAAGGACTTAGTAATAAAGAAATTGCAGAAAAACTTAATCTGAGCACAAGAACTATTGATACTTATATCAACCGTCTGACTGAAAAACTGGGGCTTAAAACAAAGCTGCATCTTATCCGTTTCTGTGTAGAAAACGGATATTACAATTCTAGTATGTAA
- the tssO gene encoding type VI secretion system TssO — protein sequence MSSNREKKLNKSDVRIGIWKFILSFAVLSVVSFACLFLFFKSYDIQREGISREAEAYKELMRRSDVLKNHVDDIYDKMNQLSVNKVENEVFLRTSIMDNVRDAKNIMNKDSSQNFKHYAVLMKQIEPMMSLKAKIIEVEYNKRIVLRDLEECMNKTKVTNNELRKDPTRNFTGSKRRK from the coding sequence ATGTCTTCGAACAGGGAAAAAAAATTGAACAAATCTGACGTCAGAATAGGCATTTGGAAGTTTATACTGTCTTTTGCCGTTTTGTCGGTAGTATCTTTCGCATGTCTATTTCTCTTTTTCAAGAGTTATGATATACAGCGGGAAGGAATTAGCCGGGAAGCTGAAGCATACAAAGAATTGATGCGCAGAAGTGACGTATTGAAAAATCATGTTGATGATATTTATGATAAAATGAACCAGCTTAGTGTGAATAAGGTGGAGAATGAGGTGTTTCTGCGAACCAGTATTATGGATAACGTGAGAGACGCCAAAAATATTATGAACAAAGACAGTAGCCAGAACTTTAAACATTATGCTGTGCTGATGAAGCAAATAGAGCCTATGATGTCTCTGAAAGCCAAAATTATAGAAGTGGAATACAATAAGAGAATTGTTCTCAGGGATCTGGAAGAATGTATGAATAAAACAAAAGTCACCAACAACGAACTTAGAAAAGATCCTACCAGGAATTTCACAGGAAGTAAAAGACGAAAATAA
- a CDS encoding type VI secretion system transmembrane protein TssO has translation MQGQITLSKKERHYQFFYLILMLVTAMFFLGIIFLKGFVSPFSDEDVRGIQNLEEKAEFEQHQKVVLPIMDSTYAMISKLTNEAPQPFVENNIQVGINDLNSYFNGYDVTDIRKDAYPQIAKFYKMYFEDKKVISTTSEDIKKFDKQVEDCRIGFKNKQNRLYERETALKARTQ, from the coding sequence ATGCAAGGACAAATAACACTATCTAAAAAGGAAAGGCATTATCAGTTTTTTTATTTGATACTAATGCTTGTTACCGCAATGTTTTTTCTGGGAATTATCTTTTTAAAAGGATTTGTCTCCCCGTTTTCTGATGAAGATGTAAGAGGAATTCAGAATCTTGAAGAAAAAGCCGAATTTGAACAGCACCAAAAGGTTGTTCTTCCTATCATGGATAGTACATATGCCATGATCAGCAAACTTACAAATGAAGCGCCACAGCCTTTTGTTGAAAATAATATCCAGGTAGGAATCAACGATCTTAACAGTTATTTTAATGGTTATGATGTAACCGATATCCGAAAAGATGCATATCCTCAGATCGCTAAATTCTATAAAATGTATTTTGAAGACAAAAAAGTGATTTCCACCACTTCGGAAGACATCAAAAAGTTTGATAAACAGGTCGAAGATTGCAGAATCGGGTTCAAAAATAAGCAAAACAGACTTTATGAACGCGAAACCGCTTTGAAAGCAAGAACGCAGTAA
- a CDS encoding PKD domain-containing protein has translation MNYFQKNKKNIIIGVIATLLIAALVALWLQKKVIHSADDIVGVVYPSSLAVGDTLLFEDKTQFAKTKRWNFGDGTTSDRNSGIHFYNKPGYYQVSLIVDNKYTKSFPVMVGARSLQKSKDTTKIKSTIEAPVQAMQNENVPFRAVSEAKQFAWKFGETGNTDSKDKFTIYSYKKPGDYVVTLYTEETQEPIYHRIKILPAYNSLAEDEISVEDSYAKVDNDFKYHLQQIANGNSFNMHYNYLLKTYLCNNENTVVKVNDSKANNFYMYCAGLQFDKNTVIQTVKVNLDDTQNCVTKVDINQSK, from the coding sequence ATGAATTATTTTCAAAAGAACAAGAAAAACATTATTATCGGTGTTATCGCCACCCTGCTCATAGCAGCACTTGTTGCCCTGTGGCTGCAGAAAAAAGTGATACATTCTGCTGATGATATTGTTGGAGTGGTTTATCCGTCTTCACTGGCGGTAGGAGATACCCTTTTATTTGAAGATAAAACCCAATTCGCAAAGACCAAAAGATGGAATTTCGGAGACGGTACAACTTCTGATAGAAACAGTGGAATTCACTTCTACAATAAACCGGGATATTACCAGGTAAGCTTGATCGTTGACAACAAATACACGAAATCTTTCCCTGTAATGGTAGGAGCAAGAAGCCTCCAGAAGTCCAAAGATACTACAAAAATCAAGTCTACTATTGAAGCCCCTGTTCAGGCTATGCAAAATGAAAACGTACCATTTCGTGCCGTTTCTGAAGCGAAACAGTTTGCATGGAAATTCGGAGAAACAGGCAATACAGATTCCAAGGATAAGTTTACGATTTATTCTTACAAAAAGCCTGGAGATTATGTGGTAACTTTATACACTGAAGAAACTCAGGAACCGATTTATCACCGTATTAAAATCCTTCCTGCCTATAACTCTCTTGCCGAAGATGAAATATCCGTAGAAGACTCTTATGCAAAAGTAGATAATGATTTCAAATATCACCTGCAGCAGATTGCCAACGGAAACAGTTTCAATATGCATTACAATTACCTGTTGAAAACCTATTTGTGTAATAATGAAAATACTGTGGTAAAGGTAAATGACAGTAAAGCAAATAACTTTTATATGTACTGTGCAGGCCTTCAGTTTGACAAAAATACGGTGATCCAGACTGTAAAAGTGAATCTTGATGACACACAAAACTGTGTAACTAAAGTTGACATCAACCAAAGCAAATAA
- the tssR gene encoding type VI secretion system protein TssR domain-containing protein, translating into MKNKFPLAAYYIGLSVLLTSCQVKLPSKKTPEPSQYGQVDNSPVVNGFPKKSTPWIVISDRSRNTAYLDKDDEKSYKEVKFLEPLMVLKHRDGMVKVAEYVPDALMKKVSSKSIKTYGWIPESDLLLWNNSLKSEKTGYPVRVAVVPSNSEVIKNAERYYKNDSIMVFNSPSLIENAKVKIPNGQIVYVYKQAENNKRFLVGKKPSIDIDSISTGLYGWVSSNVISKWGERSAVKLKNTTGINDSALGIHEGYPGGSASDAENKTAVLLTEVNKRTPLENIFPVTLPLEEAPTPDSKTKYFTNILDYSKNYVSNVLGEPIYFDRYREITERDKNINIVFALDVSAPNAPYAPIVKSLLQDLQLRFEKPSYFSNVKYGVVLYKNNPCGNNLSVSNLSTDYSKITSFIDQKTNEMNCASNNGYQPVGEALSAAGNLLSNVPDETNIVITVGTSANQSGNMYSVISSLTQAQARLIMFQTSARSSDTYNDFVLMAENVVTNTAKNIAELKKQKIINQYDVLTKNNFSLVEGDEGFFSLAYPKQSMSQGFVIFPKKGDITTPGFLKKSVDSLISQVTLDNQTVDKSLNEYFHSSVGAGRTDVDVKYKYLYPGLTNPVSAGIAAQLINYGSPFLVKGYIPKELKEFTPGIEKGILISESEYDNLKAFYTEVYRNTEADRPGFNQGRAIKEYVKLLKKYNPTIKFLDKGDLYELPMSYAVGMSTGFDLSEEELMSKYKLKGWRKSKIVPSETVRNYFHHYKDLADRMLANRNNPAVKIQQNGQTFYWLNEYFTPTRIPTEQPEYTKH; encoded by the coding sequence ATGAAAAATAAATTTCCTCTAGCAGCATATTATATAGGACTTTCAGTATTACTGACGAGTTGCCAGGTAAAGCTTCCGTCAAAGAAAACTCCTGAACCGTCCCAGTATGGACAGGTGGATAACTCTCCTGTAGTCAATGGTTTTCCTAAAAAGTCAACTCCATGGATCGTGATCTCAGATCGATCAAGAAATACGGCTTACTTGGATAAAGATGATGAAAAATCATATAAAGAAGTGAAATTTTTAGAACCATTAATGGTTTTGAAACACAGAGACGGAATGGTAAAAGTAGCGGAATACGTTCCTGATGCTTTAATGAAAAAAGTTTCGTCAAAATCTATTAAAACATATGGCTGGATTCCAGAATCTGACCTTCTCCTGTGGAATAACTCTTTAAAAAGCGAAAAGACAGGTTATCCGGTAAGAGTAGCTGTAGTACCCAGTAACAGTGAGGTGATAAAAAACGCTGAAAGATACTACAAAAATGATTCTATTATGGTGTTCAACTCACCAAGTCTAATCGAAAATGCCAAGGTGAAAATTCCTAATGGCCAGATTGTATATGTTTATAAGCAGGCTGAAAACAACAAAAGATTTTTAGTAGGTAAAAAACCTTCAATAGATATAGACAGCATCAGCACAGGACTGTATGGATGGGTAAGTTCCAATGTGATTTCCAAATGGGGAGAGCGTTCCGCTGTAAAGCTGAAAAATACAACAGGGATCAATGATTCTGCTTTGGGAATTCATGAAGGATACCCGGGTGGATCAGCATCTGACGCAGAAAATAAAACAGCAGTTCTCCTTACAGAAGTTAATAAAAGAACACCACTGGAAAATATTTTCCCGGTAACACTTCCGTTAGAAGAAGCTCCAACTCCCGATTCTAAAACAAAATACTTCACCAATATTTTAGATTACAGTAAGAACTATGTTTCCAATGTATTAGGTGAGCCTATATATTTTGACCGTTACAGAGAGATTACAGAAAGGGACAAAAATATTAATATTGTTTTTGCACTGGATGTAAGTGCACCGAACGCGCCATATGCACCTATTGTAAAATCATTATTACAAGATCTCCAGCTTAGATTTGAAAAGCCTTCTTATTTCAGCAACGTAAAATACGGAGTAGTTTTATATAAAAATAACCCTTGTGGAAATAACCTTTCTGTTTCAAACCTAAGTACGGATTATAGTAAAATAACGTCGTTTATTGATCAGAAAACAAATGAGATGAACTGTGCAAGCAACAATGGATATCAGCCGGTAGGAGAAGCTCTTTCTGCAGCCGGGAACCTTCTTTCCAATGTTCCGGATGAAACTAATATTGTAATAACTGTAGGTACTTCCGCCAATCAGAGTGGAAATATGTACAGCGTAATCAGCTCTCTTACTCAGGCTCAGGCCAGACTGATTATGTTTCAGACAAGCGCAAGATCTTCAGATACATACAATGACTTTGTATTGATGGCTGAAAATGTAGTTACCAATACAGCAAAAAATATTGCTGAGCTTAAAAAGCAGAAGATCATTAACCAATATGATGTTCTTACTAAAAATAATTTCAGTCTCGTAGAAGGTGATGAAGGATTCTTCTCATTAGCTTATCCTAAGCAAAGTATGTCTCAGGGATTTGTCATCTTTCCAAAAAAAGGAGATATTACGACTCCCGGTTTCCTGAAAAAATCAGTAGACAGCCTTATTTCACAGGTTACTTTAGATAATCAGACTGTGGACAAATCTCTTAATGAGTATTTCCATTCATCGGTAGGAGCCGGAAGAACAGATGTAGATGTAAAATACAAGTATCTCTACCCAGGCCTTACGAATCCGGTTTCAGCAGGAATTGCTGCTCAGCTGATCAACTATGGAAGCCCGTTCCTGGTAAAAGGGTATATTCCAAAAGAATTGAAAGAATTTACTCCCGGTATAGAAAAAGGAATTCTTATTTCAGAATCGGAATATGATAATCTAAAAGCTTTCTATACAGAAGTGTACAGAAATACAGAAGCGGATCGTCCAGGCTTTAATCAGGGAAGAGCCATAAAAGAATATGTAAAACTACTGAAGAAGTATAATCCGACCATAAAGTTCCTGGATAAAGGAGATCTTTACGAACTTCCAATGTCTTATGCAGTTGGGATGAGTACAGGGTTTGACCTTTCAGAAGAAGAATTGATGTCTAAATATAAATTAAAAGGTTGGAGAAAATCGAAGATTGTTCCTAGTGAAACAGTAAGAAATTACTTCCACCACTATAAAGATTTAGCAGACAGAATGCTTGCCAACAGAAATAATCCGGCGGTGAAAATTCAGCAGAACGGACAGACGTTCTATTGGCTTAACGAATATTTTACGCCAACAAGAATCCCGACAGAACAACCGGAATATACTAAACATTAA
- the tssD gene encoding type VI secretion system tube protein TssD, with translation MAERNSRGILKFNNGEGQKLLKMNYSVSRSTDVSGRVASDPSNALIKVTVEATEKSDILESLLNGKYKPTVGEITFNKSHEEGTLITLNWKNGYVIQHEVDFDAIDSNSMLISFVISAETIDYGSSEYAGLWPSS, from the coding sequence ATGGCAGAAAGAAATTCGAGAGGAATCTTAAAATTCAATAACGGAGAAGGTCAGAAGCTGTTAAAAATGAACTACAGTGTATCAAGATCTACAGACGTTTCAGGACGTGTAGCATCAGATCCTTCCAATGCACTAATCAAAGTGACAGTAGAAGCCACTGAAAAATCTGATATCCTTGAAAGCTTACTGAATGGGAAATACAAGCCTACAGTAGGAGAAATCACATTCAACAAATCTCACGAAGAAGGTACTTTAATTACTTTAAACTGGAAAAACGGATACGTAATCCAACACGAAGTAGACTTTGATGCAATAGACAGCAACAGTATGCTGATCAGCTTTGTAATCAGTGCTGAAACTATTGACTACGGTTCTTCTGAGTATGCAGGACTTTGGCCAAGCAGCTAA